aataTTAATTTCATTATATCTGTTAATCACATACAAGTTACAGACATgaattatttctataaattatgATTAATCACAGAATCACAATAAATACTGATGTGATTAAGCTCCacctttgaattttttattttcttcaaatgaaggatgtgtgtgggtgtgtacatatatgcatatatatatatacacacacacatacgtgcaaTAGTTGTGAATTGAATGAAATTCACCAGGACAATCTGACTTGTATTTCAAATAATAGGAGTTTGAATATTACCTTCACTGAATCATTGAGTCAATATAGACATTTATTTCATGTTTCCAGATAAAATGAAACTTAAGAGAAATATGCTAGAATTGGCTTTAGCAACAGCCTAAATAATAAAGCAATGTTAAATTATACATATTGCTTTGGTTTGGGGATCATTTTTAACGTGAAATACATataatgtacatgtgtgtatgtgtgcgcaaatacatatatacacacatatatgtattatatgtagtAATTTAAAGTCTTTTCTCATATTCTAATAATtaggaaatgaaaagagaaaaaaataaagtctagtgTAGAGAAAAAATGTCTTGCATTTTCTGAGTCAATCATGCAATTGCCTAATAAATTAGCTAAGCAACAGCAAGAATAGGATAATTATTTAGTTCTGATCTGCTGAAGAGGAATATTAACAGTTACTAAGTTCTCTCCAGGTAGTGAGTTGAATGGCCAAAATCACAGTGCCATTTCCTGCTTCATGCTGTGCCCATTTAGTAAAACAGAATTGGTCACCATGTTCTTAGCATTGCTTTTCAGAGATGTCATACGCACCGCTGAAGAGCTGAGTAGGTAGCTGATTCCGCTCTCTTGATAGGACTTCCTCCCACAGCAGAGTTGGCTGTTGAAATGCTTCCTGAAGCTTTCACTGAGTAGGTAAAGAGCAAATGGGTTGACACAAGAATTGCAAAAACTGAGAACCCGGGCAACTAAGGTGACAATCATGTGGCCTAGAGATGGATCAATCTCATTATAGTTGAAAGACCGATACATGTAAAGGATGTGGTTTGGGAACCAACAGAAGATGAAGCAGCCCACAAAGACAAGCACAATTTTAGCCAGGCGTTTCCGTGTTTCCATCTGCAAATGTAAGAAATTAATCCCATCGGTTAAAGTGAAAATGGAACCAGCCACATCCCAACTTTATCAAGTTGGGAAAGAGCAAAATGTACAGCATGATAAtacatccaaaatacataaattatttattttcctcaccAAAATGATAATGGATTTTAACAGTTTGAGAAAGTTCATTTTGGTCACTACattatttgcattaaaaaatatttgacagcTTATACAAAACTAGGTGGTAAATTAATAAATGCTATGTCTTCATATgtcttcatattatttatttattttcttttttcttaaagccTCATTGTGTGtaacataaatataaatcatttctGTTTGTATTAAATCCACTAAATTAATAAATCATAGAATATATTCAAgctttgactttttttaaaaaaaaaaaaaaggtgttttaaaTAGGAAATACTGATCTAATGAGGCAgggcttgactttttttttttttttttttttttttttttgagacagagtctcgccatgtcgcccaggctagagtgcagtggagggatctccgctctctgcaagctccgccttccaggttcaagccattctgctgcctcagcctcccaagtagctgggactacaggtgccggccaccacgcccagctaattttttgtatttttagtagagatggggtttcaccgtgttagccaggatggtctcgatctcctgaccttgtgatctgcccgcctcggcctcccaaagtgctgggattacaggtgtgagccaccacgccctgccagcttgactttttaaaactaccactccataggaaaacaaaacaacttgAGATTTAAACTCCTGACTTACACAAATCAAAAGCATCTGATATAACTGTGAGTCCTGTAAACATTACTATATTGtcacatttacaaataaaaataaattttccttctccataaaatttacatattatgTTTACTGTTTCTAAGAAGGTATTCAGGAatgtaataaataaacaaaattcaaagattgggcatcaatattttttaatctaaaagcaATTTCCTAACATCAGTAGTTCAAGGGGTAGCTTTCATCTGTctaatttgtttaaatgtttaattaaggCAATATGAAAGTGGAATACTAATTTATTGAAAGACATTCATTGTAGGTATCATAATATTTTCTGAGTGATTACTATTGGTCGTCAACTAGAATATTCCAAAGAAGACTGGAAAGGTTTCGGATTGGAACACATCTAATGGTAGGTAGCAGTACAGGGGTGATGGAGGAAGCAGAGAAAGGTGCAACTGAAGAGGAACCCAGGCCAGGAAGCAGAATGTGATATTCCACATGGATCCCAGTGGCATAAGTTACGCAACCCAACAATCAATCCTAAGAAAATCAAATGTGAAATTTATCTTTCTAAGCAGTGTCATCCCTTCCAGGTGGAAGATGAGTGAAAGAATGTCACAGTGGTCTATACTTGGAGATTCAAGTGCACAGGCAGGCTGTTGGCATTGAGATTATTTCTCAGCAGATGTCAAGACCCAGTTGCCCTGCCAGAGTTTATAGGTCCCAATAGGGAAATTCACGAAAACAAGGCAGACAGGCCAAGgccattaaaaaattcaaaagtgaAGCAAGGGCTGTGTAGATGAGAAAAACTCAACTttagaaaccaaaagcaaatacTCAAATACCTAACTGACATACAAATTGGATCACAGGGCTCAGATAAAATAACtgattatataaaatagaaagcaCAGTGAGACAATGATCTGAATACATTGCCTCACTGATGCCAAATATTTAGATAAAGTCTGTGAATTTATCAATGCCTTCAATAATTGGGtgattttttaagtctttaaagCTGATGTGGATCTTTGATGCTGATGGCCACCAATTCATAAAGGTTACCTTCCATGCAAGAAATCTTTACTAGTTTCTGCTGCTGCTAACATACCCAAGGCCCCAGCCTAATGCTCCATCTATGTTccagtaaattttaaatgatccgtgattcaatttctttgtttttaatttggaaacAAGCATCAGTAACTACTCTGTACCTGCAAAATTCATTAGAAGTTCTTTTCTAGCTGTACACAAATGTGTAACCAGACACTCTTTCTCACAAGAACACTATTTCTGTCTCTTTGTGTATTAACAAAGTTGATTTTTACCTTAAATTAGTAGTGCATattcttgaagaaagaaaaagtacataAGGTgcataatgtaatttttaaatgagcataTTATCTTTGTAGGGAAAGTTACAAATTTGAGTTGGGTCACATATTGCTTCAACACCAGCCCACCTTTGGATTGCACCTTTGGGTTCCTTTTCTGCTACTCCTGCTATTCTCCTCATCTCTCATTCTGACTTCCACCCAAATCCCATCCCCAGATCCCAGGCAGTGTCCTATAGTCCTTTTCTGGTGCATCCTTCTTTTATACTCCCTGCTATCCTTAGTGGGTTAATGGGAGAAGAAACAAGAATTAAATTAATGTACGCTCATATGTGAAATTTTTCTGGTTTATTATGTTGCATTTGCATGCATTACTCTGCATGTAAAACAGGTCTTTCAATACATTAATTTCTAATGGTGGAATGTCAGGTCTTATCACAGATCCAGATAAATGATAAACTGAAACTAAGTGGGCCTTTGCGGGGCTCTGATATGACCATATATTAGAGATCTCCACATATCCCTTCTACTTAAGGCCTGTGAAGGCCCAACTCTGTAATCATCAGTCATAGGattaaaaacccacaaaataaaacaataatagcaGTTACTTGTTCTGACCAGCACACCACCAACCCACACCTACCAAGCTTACCTGTTTTTTGGTATGTTCATTGTATTCTCCAGGAAGATTGTGTGCACTCTTAATTAAGGTCTTTGcaatatgataataataaatgctaaTAATAGCAAGTGGTGTGAGGAAATAGACCAAGAAAATGAGTACTGAATGAATCTTTGGATGTAATTCATCTGTTTGAGGGTAGGGGATACATGCTGTGAAGCTGCTATTATCCAAGCCACTGATGCGTGCCACTTCTGAAAACACTGCTTCGGGAACTGCCAACAACACGGAGACCACCCAGATACCCATGGCCTTCACACAGGTCCACAGCACTGCCCCTGACGTCTGCATGTCCATGGGGTTAACGATGGCTCTGTACCTGGGAAAATGATACATCTCAAGttattccagaaagaaagaaaggaaagagaaaagagaaagaaagaaaagaaacaaagaaaaagaaaggaagaagggaaaagaagtaaagaaggaaagaaggaaagaaagaaagagagaaagagaaaaagaaaggaaaggaaaggaaaggaaaggaaaggaaaggaaaggaaagggaaaaaaggaaggaaggaaggaaggaaggaaggaaggaaggaaggaaggaaggaaggaaggaaggaaggaaggaaggaaggaaggaaggaaaatgaagagaatgaCATCCTGCTTAGTAAGAGAGATGCCAACAATATTCTGTCTTTCTAGCTCAAATTTATTTATTCCCTGGCTGCTTAAAAGTGTATGTAAGACCTAAGGTTCCTGGTGTCTCTCAGTCTACAAGTCATTCCACTACTTATTAGCACAGAAaacaggaagggagagaaaaatattttaaattggcaTTTCCTAAATCCTAGTTATTTCATTTCCAAAATCCTGGACATTTGTTTACCTCTTAAATTCTTCTAAATCTATATATGTTATATCTATCATAATGTATTGAATGCCAAAATATAAGATGTTCACAAAATAATGTTATTCAATCCTTCCTTGATACTTTTCCATAACTTCTGAGTGTGAACCCTTTCACTCTTTTTCTAAAGACATTAGTGAATTTTAGAAACTAATCTTGATTGGTCATACTatattttgacaaaataaaataaataaaagactaatCTAGATTGGAATTTTCTCCATAATCCAATAATAAGGACTGAAAAACTTGAAAGCAGAACAATATTTTGTCTTTATAGCTCAAATTTATTTCATGTCAATATCCCATAAAGTTATTTTCTCCTCCAACCTAAAATATTAATGACAATATACCAGCAATGTACTAGTGATAAAGGAATCACACTCCAGGACACAGTAAACAATCCAAAACTTTCTGCAGCTAACTCAAACGCACACATTGAGTAAGGCAATGATGatgcaaataattcaaaatggtATGTAAAACtcaaattttttctatttctctttaaaGTATTTCAAATGATAATATACCTATCAAATAAGATGCAGTACCACATGATTTTAGTTAGACAAATCTGAATTATTACTCAATCTCTGATATTTTTTGGAAAATCACATTTATCAAGCACAACTTCACCTTcttcttgattttaattttaagatattcTGTAAGTTTTACTTTCCAtcattttttctgaattttaaaatttctgtcatCTTTTGTTGATATAAGTTCCTATaagtttttttatgttttcaaattttttatagtGTCCTATTCCTATGTTATATGTGCACATTCTTgccatatatcttttttttttttttttttttttttttgacagggtctcactctgtcacccaggctggagtgcagttgcctaatctcagctcactgcaccctccacctcccaggttcaagcaatcctcccaccttagcctcccaagtagctaggactacaggcatgtgccaccaagccttgctaatttttgtatttttgtagagacgaggttttactatgctgctcaggctgatctcaaactcctcctgggctcaagtgatctgcccacctaagcctcccaaagtgctggggttataggtacGAGCTACTGCAACCAGCTCTTGCTATGTATCTATAAAACTAatatagaaataaacatttaatctCTTTCCAGCCTAGTtccagatttgtttgtttgtttgatctCTTTGTACTGTAATCTCTCCCAATAAATTTGCATTATTATTGACTGACAATTCATATTTAAGAGGAAAGTACCAAAAAACTAattgcaatttcttttttccatGGAAGAAGACAAGGAAAGGGCAGAGAGGTTATCACTATAAAAAGATCAAGCCTTCCTTCTAGATTATCAAAAACTGTGAAGGGTATTCTGAACTTTCCTCCACAtatttaaaaaggagaagaaaatgtcCCTTCTCTACCTCATATCTAAGCACATATACTATTGTAGAGGTACTGTCGTAGTTTACTTGGGCTGCTCTAATAAAGTACCATACACTGggcagcttataaacaacagaaatttgtcaCAATTCTCAAGACAAGGAAATCTAACATAAAGGCGTTGagagattcagtgtctggtgagggtccccCTTTTTTAACATAGATGGATCTTCTTGCTGCTTATTCAAATGGTGGAAAGGTCAAGGGTCTCTTTGGAGTCTTTTATAAGGGTATGAATCCCATTCATGTGGGCCCCACTCTCAttacctaatcatctcccaaaggcccaccTCTTAATGCCATCATCTTGAGgagtaggatttcaacatatgaattttggccAACATAAACATTCATACCAAACAGGCATTATAACcataaaatatatagagaaattttaaatagaaattaaaacaataaatctcTCATTTTGATAAGATTGCTTGAAATGGATACAGAAATCTTGGTTTAAGGAAAGCAAGAAACCTAGCAGAAATGTTGGCCTTTCCAACAAGGAGGATTATGAACCACCTCCTGCAAGAAAAGGATAGACCCCAATGATAGTCTCTAAATGATACACATTTGAATAAAAGGGCAGAATTGAAAATCCTACAAAAACAGAATTATAgttgaaaatactataaacacttacCAAAATGTTATTAGTACTGAGACATAGCTTACAATTGTCGAAGAAAATGTTGTATACGAACTGTGTGTATctttgaaagaattaaaaagcaaaaattaaaatgagatagtGCAAATTAACGTGGACATGTTTTATCATGCTTCcttcaaatatttatagaaatgtgAGGAAAAGTATTTCTTAGTATAAAAAGTGTTTCACTATGTATATTAGCATAGGAGGTATGTGTAAAAAGGTACATTTTCCCTTACAAATGGTCTCAGGAGGATATCCCTAACTGAAAACTAAATACTAGAGAATTTTGATCAAAAGgcatataaagagaaaaataatcactATTCATGTATTaaacctcaataaataaatagatttcttCATCAATTCTTATTTTGGATCTCGTCTGTAACATCTGCatagtttaaattttaatgtaaagagCTAATTACATTTAATCATGaaacaaaatacataataaaaatgggATCTTTTTACCTCTTACAGAGTCATCATAGCATCTCAAAAATCTCCATCTACACTAATCTTTCTAATGACACTAcccaaactttctttctttctttcttttttcattaaactTTCATTTATCAGGCAAGGAATAGGTCCACAAAAAGTCTGAGTGTAAACTGTATGATAAGAGAAAGGTCTTGCTCACTGTTATATCTCTAATACAtaacacaatgcctggcctgGCCAATAGAGTCCATAGGGTCTCAATAAATGGTTGAAActatagcctgagcaacaaggagATCCTTGTTAGGAACAATTGTGGTAGGAGTTGTTGGGTATTATGTTGAAGTGGGAATGGCAATGACAAATGGAGACTGAGTCTAATCCAGTGATGCCTAAGATGCATCAATATTCAGAAAAACctagagaagtaaaaaaaaaaaaaaaaaaaaaaaaaagagagagagagagagaatatgattAGGCTTCTCTGTAGGCTTACTAATGCAGAGTCCCTAGAATGTGAAGTGTGGGATTCTGCATACTAAGATttgcaggtgattctgatgatAAGTTGGGTTTAGAAACCATGTTTTAAGAGAGTTGTGTGCAACAGTGAACATCTTTGCCACAGGCTTCCAGCAAGACTGTCCAGTGCAATGGGTGCACATTCAGCAACAGAATGGATAGTATCCAGAATCCAGCAGAAATTAAGTATTTGAAGAATCAGATGCCTGCTCTTTAATTATGATAAGTCACATCATGAGGAAGACATGAGTcttattttgcaaataaggaaAACACCACCTTATGGCCATGAGTTTTGTgctgttttatcatttttctccAACTAAAACATTTGGATGTAATGGATACATGGTCAGCACCCAGGAACCATAAACCCAAGCCTGATGCAATCCCTCCTTATTTGTAGTGTGCCCCAAAAGTTTCAGATCAAGATAGATGGATAATCTTCAAAAGCTATAAGCAACATATAAATTATGGCAATATTATGAATCTTGTGAGAATTATACAGTGCTTTTCTAATTCAGTGTGTGAAATTACTTCTaagtataaaagaaagagataaactaGAAGTGTTCAAGATCAATGAGTAAAAGATATCTAATTTATTTGAGTCaaatataataacatttattcaacaataaGGCCtgtaaattcaaattaaaaactaataaattatGTGCAGAAACTACAATGGATTCTGTTTCTATggttatataaaaataacaacagagCATTTGTTATGGaaagcaattttttctttttgaaaaggcAACTAGAAAGCTGTCAGAAAAACCTATGACTCGCATTTTGTGAAAGTAAGggtcattttatattttccaacttttcttttcCCCACCCTTGATTTCCTCCCTTTTTAGTCCTGTGGTGTGTtgtttgtatctttatttttaagctGCCTTAAATTCTCCTGTCACaagtttgatatggtttggctctgtatccccacccaaatctcacgtagaattgtaatccccagtgttgacagagggacctgatgggaggtgactggatcatgggggcaaatttcccttttctgttctcgtggtagtgagtgagttctcgtgagatctggttgtttgaaagtttgtagcacttcccccttagctctttctctcctgccaccatgtggaGACATGTTTGCTACCCCttcacccttctgccatgattctaagtctcctgaggcctccccagccatgcctcctgtacagcctgtggaactgtgagtcaattaaacctcttttctttataagttacccaatttcaggtagttctttacagcagtgtgagtaATACAAAGTTGAACAAAAATAAGTTTAACATAAATAAGTCATCACTCTAGTATTATAGGGTGAATGTGAACTATTCTTCTAAAGAGTTAGAAGCACACTCTTGGTGCCAATCTCACTACCAATTAAGAGACTGAGGGGCAAGGGCTATGGAGCAAAGGAGAAAACATCATCTCCATTCAGGGGCAGCTGATTAACCTGAACCTGAGCTTCAGTTAGGAGTTTTGATGAGAAAGCAGCAAACAGATAACAGCATGCCCTCCCACCACTGGATGAAGACTGATGGAAAAGTCCTATTAATCCTAGGGAGTGTTAGACCCAGGGCCTGTATCCAATCTATTTCAGTATCTTAACAAATAATTACACTCAATAGAATATCTGTTTGCATTGATATAATATACAACTAATATTAATGATTCAAGAATTTGTCTACTGACCTAGTTATGGAATAAAATCTGATTATCCTAACCAGCGCACaaaaactttgattttttattaataattattaatacattAGAAATTTAATCAGatttggtaaaatattatttttgcatttaatcCAACATTGGCTATTTGGTATCAGAAAAAGATGTCACCCAATATGTTAAActaatattagtttattttttatagtttttataatttgtattttaaaatttaatttataagtgCATTTTGGTTAGCATATAAGAAGCCAGAATAAAGAATTgatatctaattttatatttgttaatacATGAAATTATAAAGTTTACAGTTTAGCACTAGGAATCTGTGAGAATTTTTCctatgaaggaaaaaggaaaactccaTTCCTAAgggttatttgcattttaataatgtGCCATCAGAGGCCAAAAGGTCTTCAAGAATCAAAGAAATAACATTCCAAATTTGGAAATGCAGCTACTCGTAGATAGAGAAGGAGATCACTATAACACCAACCATAAGTAAATATGGCTTATGGGGCACCACCAACCTGATGTCACAGCACACACGTCCCAATACTCCACGGTGGAAggtgggaatgtgtgtgtgtttgtgtgtatgcgtgtatgtATAAAACTGTCAGAAACATCATACAACATAGAATATAGAAATACTTTTAATCAACTACTTTATGTAAGCAAGCAAACaatgtacattttcaaaattgtaagaaaaatgtCTATCAAGAtaacagtaaaaaatgataataaattaagatcaccactatcaccacttcGTACCATGCACTGTCTCTCCTCCAGCCATACTAGTTATGATGATGTGCCTCTGAGGCACGACTACAGTGGGCACAAATGCTGTTGCCTAGGGATGTGTCTGCTGAAACTCCTTGGAAGAGTATGGAAAGTCAAGGATTAATAATCACAGACAccagtcgggcgcggtggctcacacctgtaatcccaacgctttgagaggccgagagaggcagatcgcttgaggtcagcagttcgagaccagcctggccaacatggtgaaatcctatctctactaaaaatataaaaattagccaggcgtaatggtgtacacctgtagtatcagctactcaggaggctgagacaggagatttgcttgaacccaggaggcagaggttgcagtgagccaagatcacgcccctacactccagcctgagcgacagagcaagattctgtctcaaaaaagtaaaatataataataatcacaGATACCAGTGTCACCTGACCACTCTTTGGCCTTATCAAACAAAGTGATTTAGGCCTCGAGGTGGattcaaaatatttgtgtttttcattttagtctCTGCAATCTAATGATACTGACATCTGACATCACTGAAGTATAGAATAAGAGTGTCCACTTCACGTTAGAATATGCTTTCTGAAATCTAATTACCTTCCTGATTTTTACTATGAACTGTGATCTCTATTTTTTAACTCTCTACTGTTACTTTATTAGCAAAGACACTTAGGCCATGTATGAAGACAGGATACATATACAAATAATTGAATTTATTGTTTAAAGACTCTAATAAcagagttttgtttatttgtttattatagttttatttttggaaCTACTACTTAATTTTGAATTCAGGgcactttt
This genomic stretch from Chlorocebus sabaeus isolate Y175 chromosome 13, mChlSab1.0.hap1, whole genome shotgun sequence harbors:
- the NMBR gene encoding neuromedin-B receptor isoform X1, whose translation is MPSKSLSNLSVTSSANKSGSVPEGWERDFLPASDGTTAELVIRCVIPSLYLLIITVGLLGNIMLVKIFVTNSAMRSVPNILISNLAAGDLLLLLTCVPVDASRYFFDEWMFGKVGCKLIPLIQLTSVGVSVFTLTALSADRYRAIVNPMDMQTSGAVLWTCVKAMGIWVVSVLLAVPEAVFSEVARISGLDNSSFTACIPYPQTDELHPKIHSVLIFLVYFLTPLAIISIYYYHIAKTLIKSAHNLPGEYNEHTKKQMETRKRLAKIVLVFVGCFIFCWFPNHILYMYRSFNYNEIDPSLGHMIVTLVARVLSFCNSCVNPFALYLLSESFRKHFNSQLCCGRKSYQESGISYLLSSSAVRMTSLKSNAKNMVTNSVLLNGHSMKQEMAL
- the NMBR gene encoding neuromedin-B receptor isoform X2; translation: MDMQTSGAVLWTCVKAMGIWVVSVLLAVPEAVFSEVARISGLDNSSFTACIPYPQTDELHPKIHSVLIFLVYFLTPLAIISIYYYHIAKTLIKSAHNLPGEYNEHTKKQMETRKRLAKIVLVFVGCFIFCWFPNHILYMYRSFNYNEIDPSLGHMIVTLVARVLSFCNSCVNPFALYLLSESFRKHFNSQLCCGRKSYQESGISYLLSSSAVRMTSLKSNAKNMVTNSVLLNGHSMKQEMAL